From the Cryptomeria japonica chromosome 2, Sugi_1.0, whole genome shotgun sequence genome, one window contains:
- the LOC131030531 gene encoding pectinesterase — protein sequence MVELMAPKKLILILLIFVSFCKSKCAIRVESACELAPDRKFCESSLYANSASSQSGPKQMSETAIKKSIAEATRIRHLIPNISGDSQQSRAIQDCSQLYDLAVDHLTDGLSELSQSSVKLRQAVDVQSFLSAALTYQVTCLDGLKEAKVNLRSYSFPDRISNCSRSVSSCLALVRKYWIGGTGSVKASVNNRRLLSDTRRVRRVDDGFLSQYGSMGNGFPSWLSRGDRRLLLQTARGVSLTGNVVTVAQNGSGNFTTITDAINAASNKSADRFVIYVTGGVYEEYVAIPKSKYNIMLIGDGINVTVITGNRSVVDGWTTFNSATLSTVGKGFIARDLTIENTAGAVKHQAVALRVGADLSVFYHCSFKGYQDTLYTHSLRQFYRECEIYGTVDFIFGNSAVVFQDCTLLARKPMDNQQNLFTAQGRTDPNQNTGISIQNCNVTAESDLVPVISSFPTYLGRPWKEYSRTVYMQSYLDSLIQPAGWLAWSGDFALSTLYYGEYDNNGPGAGTSLRVTWAGYNVMNSTDAQNFTVTSFISGDSWLPATSVTYNGGLS from the exons ATGGTTGAACTGATGGCTCCTAAGAAGCTTATTCTGATTCTGCTGATATTTGTTTCATTTTGTAAAAGTAAATGCGCCATTCGTGTTGAATCTGCTTGCGAGTTGGCTCCTGATCGTAAATTCTGTGAGTCCAGTCTCTACGCAAATTCAGCATCATCACAATCTGGTCCTAAACAGATGAGTGAAACTGCTATCAAGAAAAGCATAGCCGAAGCAACTCGTATTCGGCATCTAATTCCGAACATATCCGGCGACTCTCAACAGAGCCGCGCAATACAAGATTGCAGCCAACTGTACGATCTTGCTGTGGACCATTTGACGGACGGTTTGTCAGAACTGTCTCAAAGCTCTGTAAAATTGAGGCAAGCAGTGGATGTTCAGAGTTTCTTGAGTGCAGCCTTGACCTACCAGGTCACCTGCCTGGACGGCCTCAAAGAAGCAAAGGTCAACCTCCGATCGTATTCATTCCCCGATCGCATATCGAACTGCTCGCGCTCTGTAAGTAGTTGTCTTGCTTTGGTAAGAAAGTATTGGATCGGCGGCACGGGCTCTGTCAAAGCATCTGTCAACAATCGACGCCTGTTATCTGACACCCGTCGAGTTCGTCGTGTAGACGATGGTTTCTTGTCTCAGTATGGATCGATGGGCAACGGCTTTCCATCGTGGCTGTCTCGTGGGGATAGAAGATTACTTCTGCAAACTGCAAGAGGAGTCAGTTTAACGGGCAACGTGGTGACGGTGGCGCAGAACGGTAGCGGTAATTTCACCACAATTACTGATGCCATCAACGCTGCTTCCAACAAAAGCGCAGACAGGTTCGTGATCTATGTTACCGGAGGAGTGTACGAGGAATATGTAGCGATTCCCAAAAGCAAGTACAATATCATGCTAATCGGAGATGGAATCAATGTCACGGTGATTACCGGGAATAGAAGCGTTGTGGATGGATGGACTACATTTAATTCTGCAACACTTT CCACAGTTGGTAAAGGCTTTATTGCAAGGGACCTGACGATTGAGAACACGGCAGGGGCAGTGAAGCATCAGGCGGTTGCTCTACGAGTGGGAGCAGATCTCTCGGTTTTCTACCACTGCAGTTTCAAGGGATACCAAGACACTCTCTACACTCATTCACTTCGCCAATTCTACAGAGAATGCGAGATATACGGCACAGTGGATTTCATCTTCGGCAACTCCGCAGTAGTTTTCCAGGACTGCACTCTTCTTGCACGTAAACCCATGGACAACCAGCAGAATCTTTTTACTGCTCAAGGTAGAACAGATCCAAATCAAAATACTGGAATTTCTATTCAAAATTGTAATGTTACAGCTGAATCAGATCTGGTTCCTGTTATCAGCTCTTTCCCCACATACCTTGGTAGGCCATGGAAGGAGTACTCTCGTACTGTTTACATGCAGTCTTACTTAGACAGTTTAATCCAACCTGCTGGGTGGTTAGCATGGTCTGGAGACTTTGCCCTGAGCACGTTATATTATGGTGAATATGACAACAACGGACCCGGGGCCGGTACTTCACTGCGAGTTACATGGGCTGGTTATAATGTGATGAACAGCACTGATGCTCAAAATTTCACTGTAACGTCATTCATCTCCGGCGACTCATGGTTACCAGCAACATCGGTAACTTATAACGGAGGCTTGTCCTAA